The genomic stretch AGCTGGAATAGCTTTTGGAAACTTCGGCATTTGCAGTGTTGTCCACAAAAATACTATTGCGGTAGTTCAGCGAAATGATGCGATCATAAAATGCCTCCTTGTCCGCCGGCTCTCCTTGTTCCAAAGTGTTCTCCCAATCTTTCAGGGAAACGCCGCTTTCATCAAAAGCCATTTTTCTGGAATTGCTGATGCCGATAACACGCACATTGAGTTTTAGCTCCTCTTTTAAATATTTTTTCTGTTGACGAATCTGTTGTAAAAATTTGGAGCCTACATTCCCAACGCCCATCACGAAAAGGTTGAGCTGTTTGATGTTTTCCTCGAAAAAGGTCTCGTGCAACGAATTGAGCGCTTTTTTTACGTCTTCTTTCTTTATTACCGCAGAAATGTTCCGTTCCGAGGCTCCTTGCGCAATCGCGCGGATGTTTACATTGTTTTTTCCCAAGGTACTGAACATTTTGCCGCTCAAACCTTGATGGCTTTTCATATTGTCTCCCACCAGGGCCACAATGGTCAAGTCTTTTTCTACAATGACGGGCTTTATTTTTTTTGTGGAGATTTCGAACTCAAAAGTCTCGTTCACCGCCTCGGCAGCCAAATCCACGTCCTCATCGGCAATACCCACACAAATGGAGTGCTCGGAGGATGCTTGGGTAATCAGAACAATGCTGATGTTTTTTACGGAAAGTGTTTCGAAAAATCGTTTGGATATGCCTGGGATACCTATCATTCCCGGACCCTCCAATGAAAGCAGGCTAATGTTTCCCACATGACTGATTCCACGAACGGTTTTTCCATTTCCGTTGGTGTTTTTGGCAATCAAAGTGCCCGGTTTTTCAGGGTCGAACGTGTTTTTAATGGCAATCGGGATTTCCTTGCCTAAAATAGGCTGAATCGTTGGTGGATAAAGCACCTTGGCACCAAAGTGTGATAGCTCCATAGCTTCTTGATAACTAATGTTAGCTACGCATTTGGCCTGTTTTACCAACTTTGGATTAGCGGTGTACATGCCGCTTACATCGGTCCATATCTCCAAAATTTCCGCATCCACTGCGGCAGCGATAATGGCGGCGGTATAATCGGAACCACCGCGCCCCAAAGTAGTCAGGTCGCCATTTTTGCTGTACGCCACGAATCCCGGTAGTATGGTAATCTGGTTCTTGTTGGATGAGAAGAACTCCTTGCAGTTGGCATTCGTAATTTTGAAATCTACGTTGGCCCTCCCAAAATTATTATCGGTTTTAATCAGCTCCCGGCTATCCTTGAAGGCAACATCCAATCCTTCAGATCTAAGAAACTCACTTATGATAAAGGATGAAAGCAATTCGCCGTAGCTCACAATTTTATCGGATAGTTTTGGCGTGAGCTCCCCAATTAAAAAGGCCCCTTCCAATAAAGTTTCCAAAATATTGAGTTCACTTTTT from Flagellimonas oceani encodes the following:
- the thrA gene encoding bifunctional aspartate kinase/homoserine dehydrogenase I, with protein sequence MKVLKFGGTSVANPENINKVKSILNNQNNNKIAVVVSAFGGVTDLLLKASRLASEQDVGYTKSIKEIEDRHISAIRELIPVKSQSAALSKVKSELNILETLLEGAFLIGELTPKLSDKIVSYGELLSSFIISEFLRSEGLDVAFKDSRELIKTDNNFGRANVDFKITNANCKEFFSSNKNQITILPGFVAYSKNGDLTTLGRGGSDYTAAIIAAAVDAEILEIWTDVSGMYTANPKLVKQAKCVANISYQEAMELSHFGAKVLYPPTIQPILGKEIPIAIKNTFDPEKPGTLIAKNTNGNGKTVRGISHVGNISLLSLEGPGMIGIPGISKRFFETLSVKNISIVLITQASSEHSICVGIADEDVDLAAEAVNETFEFEISTKKIKPVIVEKDLTIVALVGDNMKSHQGLSGKMFSTLGKNNVNIRAIAQGASERNISAVIKKEDVKKALNSLHETFFEENIKQLNLFVMGVGNVGSKFLQQIRQQKKYLKEELKLNVRVIGISNSRKMAFDESGVSLKDWENTLEQGEPADKEAFYDRIISLNYRNSIFVDNTANAEVSKSYSSYLKNSISVVTCNKIASSSDYAYYKELKQLAKQYNAPYLFETNVGAGLPILDTLKHLIASGDKIRKIQAVLSGSLNFVFNTFDDSTTFHDVVKQAQEQGYTEPDPTIDLSGVDVMRKILILARESGYQLNIDDIENEAFLPKESLETDSNEAFFESLKKYEADFQKLYKDAADSDCKLKYVAQFEDGKAKVGLQQIPKGHDFYNLEGSDNIVLFFTDRYVNQPLIIKGAGAGADVTASGIFADIVRIGNF